The following DNA comes from Pseudomonadota bacterium.
GTACCCGTGTCATCTACTGTCCCGAATCTTTCATATCTTGACCTTTTTTCGCGGTCGCTCAAGACCTCGTATGCCTCATTAATCTCTTTAAACCTTTCCTCTGCTTCCTTATTGTCAGGATTCCTGTCGGGATGGTATTTTAATGCAAGCTTTCTGTAAGCCTTCTTTATCTCTTCATCAGTTGCGTTTCTTGAGACATTAAGTGTCTCATGGTAATCTTTTCTCATAATATCGCCTTGGTTTACTGAATCTCTGGTTTTTTGGAAACGGAGACCCGTGAGGGTCTGATTAATCTACCATTTAACATGTAGCCCTTCTGAAATTCTGACACAATAGTATCTGGCTCCACATCATCTCTCTCTTCCTGGTAAAGGGCTTCATGTATGTTCGGATCGAATTTTTTGCCTAATGCATCGACCCTTGTAACACCAGATTTTTCGAGCACTTTCAAAAACTCATTGAGGGTAATTCCCACACCATCTTCAATGCTCTTAAAGTCCTCTGTTTTTGAGACATGCTCTAACGCCCTATCTAAATTGTCTAAAACAGGTAGCAGTTGCCTTATGAGTACTTCATTCCCAAACATCAATATCTCTTGTTTTTCTTTAATCTTTAATTTTTTAAAATTTTCAAATTCTGCCTGGAGATACAGCAGCTTGTCCTGAAGGATTTTGATGTTCTCTTCTTTCTCTTCAAGTGATTTTTGAAGTTCTTCAATTATCGCATCCTTCTTTTTCTTTTTTTTGTGTTCTTCCTGTTGAACTTCATCCTTTTCTTTTGTTTTACTTTCTACTTCCTGGCCATCTGTTTCTTCCATTTAATTCCTCTTACATCATCTTTAAGATATTTGTAACTGTTGTTGCTGTATAATTTACGATAGGGATTATTTTTGAATAGTTCATTCTAATCGGTCCTATTACCCCAAGAACACCATAGCTTCTTTCGCCAATTTTGTATGTGGATGTTATTATGCTCATATCCCTCATTTCTCTAATATCGCTTTCAGCACCCATGATCACGTGTATACCTTCTTCTTTTAAACATTTGTCTAATAGTCTTAAAAGTTTTTCCTTCCTTTCAAGGGCCTGAAAAAGTTCCTTAAGCCTATCAATATCAGAAAATTCCGGGACGCCTATCATTTTAGAGGTTCCTTCAATATATATTTCCCTTGTATCCTCCTCGTCAATAATCGTTTTTAGGGTATCCTTTATTTTTGCAAAGAGCTTATTGTAGTTTTCTTTGTCCTCTTCCATGTCCTCTAATATCCCCTCTTTGAGGGCATAGAAAGGCATGCCTCCAAACTTCTCATTCATATACCTCTTCATACTGCTTAGCCCCTCTAAATCAAGATCGTCATCCGTATCGACAAGCCTTGTATGAACCATACCTGAGGAGGTAACAAAGACAATGAGTATTGTAGATCTGGATAGTCTTACAAATTCTATTTCCTTGAATAACATTGTATTTACCTTTGGCTCGACCACAATGCCCGTGAACTTGGAGAGTGCAGCAAGCGCCCTTGAGGCATCTTCCATTATTTCCTCCACATATGAATAATGAGGTTTGAGTAAGGCTCCAAGAACCTCCAATGTCTTCTTACCTGGACCCTTTAATACAATAAGACTCTTCACGTAATATCTAAAGGCTTTGTGAGTAGGAATTCTTCCAGCAACTACGTGTGGTTTATAGAGAAACCCTTGTTCCTCAAGGTCTGCCATTACATTCCTTATTGTTGCGGAGCTCAACTTGTTCTTGATTGTTTTGGCTATTGTTCGTGAGCCTGTCGGCTCTGCAGCCGTTATATAATTATCCATTATCAGTTCAAGAATCTTTTTTTCTCTTTCTGTTAAGACCTCCATAAATACCTTCCTATCCTATACATTAAATTAATGATATATGGCATCTTTGTCAAGGAATGAAATCTGTATTTTGCATTCTGCCAACTTTTCTTGATATTTCCTTTTTTTCAATTGTATAATGGTTGGTCAGGAGGTTTTTCTGGAATACTCCATTAAGATTGGTGGCGAGGCTGGTCAGGGTATACAGACTATAGGCGACACACTCGCAAGGGCATTTTCGAGGTCAGGATATTATATATTTGCCCATCAGGATTATGAGTCACGCATAAGGGGCGGCCACAATTTTTATCAGATAAGACTGTCAGACAAACCCGTTGTGGCATCGAGAGGCAGGATTGATATTCTTGTTGCTCTTGATAGAGAAAGTATTTTATTTCATGAAAGAGAACTGACCAATTCCGGGATTGCCATTTATGATTCATCCACGTTAAATGAGACACACGAAAAGCCGCAATTTCTTGACATCCCTTTTGTAGGGCTTGCCATAAAAAGTGGTGGAGACAGGATTATGGCAAATACTGTTGCCACTGGAGCTGTGCTGGGGATGCTTGGTCTGGATACAGAAATACTTTTTGAAATATTAAAGGATTTTTTAAAGAAGAAGGGTGAAGATGTTTTAAAGGCAAATAAAAAGGCAGCAATTGCCGGGCATGATTTTGCTGTAAAAAATTGCTTGCGATGCCCATTTTCTATAATGCCATTATCTAAACCAAAAATGCTTGTTGGGGTAAATGAGGCAATAGGGCTTGGTGCTATCGGATCAGGGTGTAAGTTTTATTCTGCCTACCCGATGACCCCTTCAACCGGTATCATGCTCTATATTGCGGGTAAGGCGAAGGAGTATGGAATTATAGTTGAGCAGGCTGAGGATGAGATTGCGGCAATCAATATGGCGCTCGGTGCATCCTTTGCAGGTGTGAGGTCTATGACCGGTTCATCAGGAGGTGGTTTCGCTTTGATGGTGGAGGGGTTGTCACTTGCTGCTATGACAGAAACGCCTATTGTGATCGCCCTTGCCCAGAGACCGGCACCGGCAACAGGGCTTCCCACGAGGACTGAACAGGCGGATTTGCTCTTTGCCCTTCATGCCGGACATGGTGAATTCCCGAGGGTAATCTTTGCACCAGGCACACCTGAACAGGCATTATACCTCACAAACAAGGCCTTTGATATTTCAC
Coding sequences within:
- the grpE gene encoding nucleotide exchange factor GrpE → MEETDGQEVESKTKEKDEVQQEEHKKKKKKDAIIEELQKSLEEKEENIKILQDKLLYLQAEFENFKKLKIKEKQEILMFGNEVLIRQLLPVLDNLDRALEHVSKTEDFKSIEDGVGITLNEFLKVLEKSGVTRVDALGKKFDPNIHEALYQEERDDVEPDTIVSEFQKGYMLNGRLIRPSRVSVSKKPEIQ
- the hrcA gene encoding heat-inducible transcriptional repressor HrcA; protein product: MEVLTEREKKILELIMDNYITAAEPTGSRTIAKTIKNKLSSATIRNVMADLEEQGFLYKPHVVAGRIPTHKAFRYYVKSLIVLKGPGKKTLEVLGALLKPHYSYVEEIMEDASRALAALSKFTGIVVEPKVNTMLFKEIEFVRLSRSTILIVFVTSSGMVHTRLVDTDDDLDLEGLSSMKRYMNEKFGGMPFYALKEGILEDMEEDKENYNKLFAKIKDTLKTIIDEEDTREIYIEGTSKMIGVPEFSDIDRLKELFQALERKEKLLRLLDKCLKEEGIHVIMGAESDIREMRDMSIITSTYKIGERSYGVLGVIGPIRMNYSKIIPIVNYTATTVTNILKMM
- a CDS encoding 2-oxoacid:acceptor oxidoreductase subunit alpha yields the protein MVGQEVFLEYSIKIGGEAGQGIQTIGDTLARAFSRSGYYIFAHQDYESRIRGGHNFYQIRLSDKPVVASRGRIDILVALDRESILFHERELTNSGIAIYDSSTLNETHEKPQFLDIPFVGLAIKSGGDRIMANTVATGAVLGMLGLDTEILFEILKDFLKKKGEDVLKANKKAAIAGHDFAVKNCLRCPFSIMPLSKPKMLVGVNEAIGLGAIGSGCKFYSAYPMTPSTGIMLYIAGKAKEYGIIVEQAEDEIAAINMALGASFAGVRSMTGSSGGGFALMVEGLSLAAMTETPIVIALAQRPAPATGLPTRTEQADLLFALHAGHGEFPRVIFAPGTPEQALYLTNKAFDISQKYQIPVLILTDQYLADSQWTVEGIDLERLVYNDYRIRGDELKKLSEYKRHAFTENGISPFAVPGDSRHLVVTDSDEHDEEGHIIEDGLIRMKMVNKRLFKKLSLIKGEISSPYLYGNSSPDIVITGWGSTYGIMKETVDALAKNEKIAMLHFSEVYPLPSIDKFDYLNILGRAKMTICVENNATGQFARLIKAETGYEFHRRINRYDGRPFTLEAFLGELNAHVR